A region from the Halarsenatibacter silvermanii genome encodes:
- a CDS encoding nitroreductase family protein, with product MDFEKVLFQRRSIRSYEDGEVDKSSVDEMIKAAKSAPSANNRQPWHFVVIRSDEIMEKIMKIHPHSYMLEDAQLAISVCGDRKKGDTYWVQDCSAATQNLLLMAENLGLGAVWLGVYPRRERIEGIADLLNLPDHIVPLNVISIGYPARESGEVDRFDEKKVHYEEW from the coding sequence GTGGATTTTGAGAAAGTGCTCTTCCAGAGAAGAAGCATAAGAAGTTATGAGGACGGAGAGGTCGACAAAAGTTCAGTAGACGAAATGATAAAAGCTGCCAAATCAGCTCCTTCAGCCAATAACAGGCAGCCCTGGCATTTTGTTGTCATCAGGTCAGACGAGATCATGGAAAAAATCATGAAGATCCATCCTCATTCTTATATGCTGGAAGATGCGCAGCTGGCCATCTCCGTATGTGGTGATAGAAAGAAAGGTGATACTTACTGGGTTCAGGATTGCTCGGCGGCCACTCAGAATTTGCTTTTAATGGCCGAAAATTTGGGTCTGGGTGCAGTCTGGCTGGGCGTATATCCCCGCCGGGAAAGGATCGAAGGCATAGCAGATTTATTAAATCTGCCCGATCATATTGTTCCTCTCAACGTTATCTCCATCGGATATCCGGCCCGAGAAAGCGGAGAAGTTGACCGATTTGACGAAAAAAAAGTGCATTACGAGGAATGGTGA
- a CDS encoding Na+/H+ antiporter subunit E, whose translation MYRMYRPRAIFAFFLVLAFWFLLSGNFSIYNLILGAAVSFVTVLFFLNYLLHQPVRPIGFLGYMRKLILVILFVPVFIFQAYKASLQVLKLIFFPSKISPGIVRIKTDAPTVSAVSMLANLITLTPGTITLDYDDEGNHYYIHWIQVTTHDREEMREIIIGAFEPWINRIFG comes from the coding sequence ATGTACAGGATGTACAGGCCGAGAGCTATTTTTGCATTTTTTCTGGTTTTGGCTTTCTGGTTCCTGCTCAGCGGCAACTTTTCCATCTATAATCTTATTCTGGGTGCTGCTGTCAGTTTTGTCACTGTTTTATTTTTTCTAAATTATTTGCTTCATCAGCCGGTTAGGCCGATCGGTTTTTTGGGGTATATGCGTAAACTCATTCTTGTGATTTTATTTGTTCCCGTTTTTATCTTCCAGGCTTATAAGGCTTCTCTCCAGGTTTTAAAACTCATCTTCTTTCCTTCTAAAATATCTCCCGGGATTGTTAGAATAAAAACTGATGCTCCTACTGTTTCAGCTGTGAGCATGCTTGCTAATTTGATCACACTCACTCCCGGCACAATAACGCTTGATTACGATGACGAGGGAAATCATTATTACATACACTGGATTCAGGTGACAACTCATGATAGGGAAGAGATGAGAGAGATCATCATCGGTGCCTTTGAGCCCTGGATAAACCGGATATTCGGTTGA
- a CDS encoding monovalent cation/H+ antiporter complex subunit F, producing MLELIIFLILLSATISFYRVIKGPSVLDRIAAVSAIGIMMLIILVIMGVFFSREIYLDVALVYGLLLFIDILVMAKYFGSPKKRRESESDS from the coding sequence ATGTTAGAATTAATCATTTTTTTGATTTTATTATCAGCCACCATTTCATTTTATCGAGTGATAAAAGGTCCTTCGGTGCTCGATCGGATAGCTGCAGTCAGCGCAATCGGTATTATGATGCTGATCATATTGGTTATTATGGGTGTTTTCTTCTCCCGAGAAATATATCTCGATGTTGCTCTGGTTTACGGACTGCTGCTTTTCATCGATATACTCGTTATGGCTAAATACTTCGGCAGTCCCAAAAAAAGGAGGGAGTCGGAATCGGATTCTTAA
- the mnhG gene encoding monovalent cation/H(+) antiporter subunit G, whose amino-acid sequence MTFSGALFFLATGVALVKFPDFYSRMHASSKCLVGGGVSLLLAFIFKEGYSPVTFRLIVLIIFLLITNPVVSHALTKSAYQIGVIPDNIIVDDLSERGNHNE is encoded by the coding sequence CTGACCTTCAGCGGAGCATTATTCTTTCTGGCCACCGGTGTAGCTCTGGTTAAATTTCCGGATTTTTACAGCAGGATGCATGCCAGCTCAAAATGTCTGGTGGGTGGGGGCGTATCTCTGCTGCTGGCCTTTATATTTAAAGAGGGTTATTCTCCGGTAACCTTTCGTTTAATCGTACTAATAATATTTTTGCTGATTACCAACCCTGTTGTATCTCATGCCCTGACAAAATCTGCTTACCAGATCGGAGTTATACCGGATAATATAATTGTCGATGATCTCAGTGAGAGGGGCAATCACAATGAATGA
- a CDS encoding Na(+)/H(+) antiporter subunit B: MNDLIFYFLLLLLVMAAGYALFSRNLLNSVVTLSIFSGLLVVILIALQAPDVALAEAVISAGIMTSFFIITISKTGGAE; the protein is encoded by the coding sequence ATGAATGATCTTATCTTTTATTTTCTGCTGCTGCTGCTGGTCATGGCTGCTGGATATGCTTTGTTTTCCAGGAATCTGCTCAATTCAGTGGTAACTTTGAGTATATTTAGCGGTCTGCTGGTGGTGATACTCATCGCTCTCCAGGCTCCCGATGTAGCTCTGGCAGAGGCAGTAATTTCTGCTGGAATTATGACCAGCTTTTTTATTATCACCATCAGCAAAACGGGGGGAGCAGAATGA
- the mbhE gene encoding hydrogen gas-evolving membrane-bound hydrogenase subunit E — translation MNKHKITSLILVSALGIVIMTTFYYINNIEIESFLANYYVDGGVEETGAINLVTAVLFDYRAFDTLGEATVIFTAASAVAMLIPKKHTAMLRTEFTAIVHRTIALVLPFFFLISLHLIFNGHLSPGGGFTGGVVISAAVICIIFTYGFLYMERRITIEGLSLVEDLGALALLLLGIAGIAMSSHFFSSAQAGFYLGNPGELLSAGIMPLANLAVGAKVGAGLSIIFIALAKEE, via the coding sequence ATGAACAAACACAAAATCACCAGCTTGATTTTAGTATCGGCGCTGGGAATCGTCATAATGACAACTTTTTATTACATAAACAATATCGAAATAGAAAGCTTTCTGGCAAATTATTATGTGGATGGCGGGGTAGAGGAAACTGGCGCCATAAATCTTGTGACAGCCGTGCTTTTTGATTACAGAGCTTTTGATACCCTCGGTGAGGCAACTGTAATATTCACGGCAGCCTCGGCTGTTGCCATGCTTATTCCTAAAAAACACACAGCCATGCTCCGCACTGAATTCACAGCAATTGTGCATCGAACTATTGCTCTCGTACTCCCATTTTTCTTCCTTATAAGTCTGCACCTTATATTCAACGGCCATCTCTCGCCGGGAGGCGGTTTTACCGGAGGAGTCGTCATTAGCGCTGCCGTTATATGCATCATCTTCACCTATGGTTTTCTTTACATGGAGAGAAGAATAACTATTGAAGGCCTTTCTCTGGTCGAGGATTTAGGCGCTCTGGCCCTTTTGCTTCTGGGTATCGCAGGAATAGCTATGAGCAGTCATTTTTTCTCCAGTGCTCAGGCAGGTTTTTACCTGGGCAACCCGGGTGAATTATTGAGTGCCGGAATCATGCCCCTGGCCAATCTGGCCGTTGGTGCCAAGGTTGGAGCAGGATTGAGTATAATATTTATCGCGCTGGCAAAGGAGGAATGA
- a CDS encoding sodium:proton antiporter, with amino-acid sequence MLPVYFVVTLLICMGLYTVLTRSNMIKIVVGISIIESSIILLLGVMAYVPEGTAPVLDQSYEVVVDPLPHALALTAIVINASTTAIMLALVIKLYEHYQTLNIHEITELRG; translated from the coding sequence TTGTTACCGGTATATTTTGTTGTCACCCTGCTCATCTGCATGGGTTTATACACTGTTTTGACAAGAAGCAACATGATTAAAATAGTTGTGGGTATTAGCATTATAGAATCTTCGATAATACTGCTGCTGGGTGTCATGGCCTATGTGCCCGAAGGTACCGCACCTGTTCTCGACCAGAGTTATGAGGTGGTTGTTGACCCTCTGCCTCACGCCCTGGCTCTAACAGCTATCGTTATAAATGCAAGTACGACTGCTATTATGCTCGCTTTGGTGATTAAATTATATGAGCATTACCAGACTCTTAACATACATGAGATTACAGAACTGCGTGGCTGA
- a CDS encoding complex I subunit 5 family protein, giving the protein MEATIDLAIWIIIIPLFVGFASGVVHHFKKSLLTPFVLTAGFGYFLLVLTHLIFRDQLPYVYNLGEWGRDVAINLAIDDFTMVMLILLAVIVLLVTIYSSVTIDKKRGKFFLLFNILIVGVSGMVMTSDLFNLYVFFEITSISSYSLVAFNDEHFSIEAAYKYLIIGTISGVFLLLAIVLTYQATGTLNMALIPDKLAGVNPTVQQALLSFYVIGLGVKFAMVPLHTWLPDAYVGAPIAYNVLSSGLIIKACFFALMRVIYIFFGIEFLQEFSLNTIMSYWGAVTIIFGHSVAYRQSNVKRIMGYSTIAQIGYIMVAFGLGTAAGIIAGSFHLINHAIMKSTIFFASGNMAKISGGYELEDFKGIGGVMPKTSLLFVLILLALVGLPPFNGFVSKWMILEASAEAEYYFPALMVIVGSVISLGYYLGIIRSIFTSPEVDIDRLELPEFTISEELPPFFLGGVCVITGILPMIVLNIIDGAPQFLLERANFITLILGGG; this is encoded by the coding sequence ATGGAAGCGACAATTGACCTGGCCATCTGGATTATAATCATACCTTTATTCGTCGGTTTTGCCAGTGGTGTTGTACATCATTTCAAAAAATCTCTGCTGACTCCCTTTGTTCTGACTGCAGGATTTGGTTATTTTTTGCTTGTACTCACACATCTGATTTTTAGAGATCAGCTGCCCTATGTTTATAACCTGGGAGAATGGGGCAGGGATGTTGCTATTAATCTGGCAATAGATGATTTTACCATGGTTATGCTCATATTGCTGGCTGTAATAGTTTTGCTGGTAACTATCTATTCCAGCGTAACTATAGACAAAAAAAGAGGCAAGTTTTTTCTTCTCTTCAATATATTGATAGTCGGGGTTTCGGGTATGGTGATGACATCTGATCTGTTTAACCTGTATGTATTTTTTGAAATCACCTCGATAAGTTCTTACAGCCTGGTGGCCTTTAATGATGAGCATTTCAGCATAGAAGCAGCTTATAAATATCTGATAATAGGGACAATAAGTGGGGTCTTTTTGCTGCTGGCGATAGTGCTGACCTATCAGGCTACCGGCACTCTAAATATGGCTCTGATCCCGGATAAACTGGCCGGAGTTAATCCCACCGTACAGCAGGCTCTGCTCAGCTTTTACGTTATTGGACTGGGCGTAAAGTTTGCCATGGTCCCTCTTCATACATGGCTTCCAGATGCTTATGTGGGAGCCCCGATTGCCTATAATGTCCTCTCTTCCGGGTTGATCATAAAAGCCTGCTTTTTTGCTCTGATGAGGGTAATTTACATATTTTTTGGCATCGAATTTTTGCAGGAATTTTCCCTGAATACTATTATGAGTTACTGGGGAGCTGTTACCATAATCTTCGGACATTCAGTGGCTTACCGTCAGTCCAATGTCAAACGCATAATGGGTTATTCTACCATTGCCCAGATTGGTTATATCATGGTAGCGTTTGGCCTGGGAACAGCAGCCGGCATAATAGCCGGGAGTTTCCATCTTATCAACCACGCTATAATGAAAAGCACGATATTTTTTGCCTCCGGAAATATGGCCAAAATATCAGGGGGTTATGAACTCGAAGACTTCAAAGGAATCGGCGGTGTCATGCCCAAAACCTCACTGCTATTTGTGTTGATTTTGCTGGCCCTGGTAGGTCTTCCTCCTTTTAATGGCTTTGTCAGTAAATGGATGATTCTCGAAGCTTCAGCCGAAGCTGAATATTATTTCCCTGCGCTTATGGTGATTGTCGGAAGCGTGATATCACTGGGGTATTATCTCGGTATTATTCGATCTATTTTTACCAGTCCCGAAGTTGATATTGACAGGCTGGAGCTGCCGGAATTTACAATTTCTGAAGAACTGCCGCCATTTTTTCTGGGGGGAGTTTGTGTCATCACCGGTATTCTGCCGATGATTGTTCTCAATATCATAGATGGCGCCCCTCAGTTTCTGCTGGAAAGGGCCAACTTCATAACATTAATTCTGGGGGGAGGTTGA
- a CDS encoding proton-conducting transporter membrane subunit produces MINPGFFFIIAGIFSYFIDKNKKLFILATVTSLTAMYYIIFGITFGRIPFYESLLVFEFMDLELVLFRVNSISRTVSIIFVLFGYSGFIYSYRLASKKFFLISLLLVGFSVSLLYVGDLFSFFVLWELMNIATFFLVYDMSDEKRRQIAQYFFLMLIFGGMCLLWGIILHYTSTGSIALDTAQAGRIFFIISVAIKMAFAGVHTWLPRTYTNVPFLYSVLLSAYTTKVGVYGLYHLLDGEFIMYAGALNALFGVIMALQQSTIRRILCYHIVSQVGYMIAGMGLITHAGNIGGFFHVINHILYKGLLFMMAGSVIYSVGTEKLKDLGGLWKKMPITFVAGLIASLSISGAPFFNGYLSKTLIKAETPSQLVYYGLYIAGIGTTLSFAKIMYYTFIRDTEQEVEINRSPTVSMKTAMIFLSAVMMIMAWTPGISENAFNIESGIEYFSLYHLWGGAQPVLLGILSFPFLRRWLKPHEVESFGTDPYSRLGRAFTSTLCLVLSRLHTGDEVRYISWLLLALVFLFFNIYLINNVFFVNTSYISIIM; encoded by the coding sequence ATGATAAATCCTGGTTTTTTCTTTATAATAGCCGGTATTTTCAGCTATTTTATAGACAAAAATAAAAAACTTTTCATTCTGGCCACGGTTACCAGTTTAACAGCCATGTATTATATAATATTCGGCATCACATTCGGCAGAATTCCTTTCTATGAATCTCTCCTGGTTTTTGAATTTATGGATCTCGAACTGGTACTTTTCAGGGTTAATTCAATCTCAAGAACGGTTTCTATAATATTCGTGTTGTTCGGCTACAGCGGTTTCATATACTCATACCGGCTGGCCAGCAAAAAATTCTTCCTGATCTCTTTACTGCTGGTGGGTTTTTCGGTCTCACTTCTTTATGTGGGAGATCTATTCTCTTTTTTCGTATTATGGGAATTGATGAATATAGCTACCTTTTTCCTGGTTTATGATATGTCGGATGAAAAAAGGCGTCAGATAGCCCAGTACTTCTTTTTGATGCTTATATTTGGCGGTATGTGTCTTCTCTGGGGTATCATTCTTCATTACACCTCAACAGGCAGTATAGCTCTGGATACTGCTCAGGCAGGCAGAATATTTTTTATAATTTCTGTGGCTATCAAGATGGCTTTTGCCGGAGTTCATACCTGGCTGCCCAGAACTTATACTAATGTCCCCTTTCTTTACAGTGTGCTTCTTTCGGCCTATACAACCAAGGTTGGAGTTTACGGACTTTATCATCTTCTGGATGGAGAGTTCATAATGTACGCCGGTGCTCTCAATGCACTTTTTGGGGTGATCATGGCTTTACAGCAATCTACTATTCGCAGGATATTGTGTTATCATATTGTCAGTCAGGTTGGCTACATGATAGCAGGGATGGGGCTAATAACTCATGCCGGCAATATAGGAGGATTTTTTCATGTGATCAATCATATACTTTATAAGGGACTGCTTTTTATGATGGCAGGTTCAGTGATTTATTCAGTCGGCACTGAAAAATTAAAGGATCTGGGCGGATTATGGAAAAAGATGCCTATAACTTTTGTGGCGGGGCTTATAGCCTCTCTATCGATTTCGGGTGCCCCATTTTTCAACGGCTACCTCAGTAAAACTCTGATAAAAGCTGAAACCCCCAGCCAGCTTGTTTATTATGGCCTCTATATAGCCGGTATCGGTACCACACTTTCTTTTGCCAAAATAATGTATTACACCTTTATCAGAGACACCGAGCAGGAAGTTGAAATAAACCGCAGCCCCACTGTATCGATGAAAACAGCTATGATTTTCCTCTCGGCAGTTATGATGATAATGGCCTGGACACCGGGTATCAGCGAAAACGCTTTCAATATTGAATCAGGTATCGAGTATTTCTCGCTTTATCACTTATGGGGAGGAGCCCAGCCGGTATTGCTCGGCATATTGAGTTTTCCTTTTCTGAGGAGATGGCTCAAACCGCATGAAGTTGAATCTTTTGGAACAGACCCCTATTCTCGCCTGGGAAGAGCTTTTACCAGCACGCTCTGTCTGGTTCTCTCCCGACTTCATACAGGAGATGAAGTCAGGTATATTTCCTGGTTACTACTGGCACTTGTATTTTTGTTTTTCAACATATATTTAATAAACAATGTCTTTTTTGTCAACACCTCTTATATAAGCATAATTATGTGA
- a CDS encoding leucine-rich repeat domain-containing protein: MTISAQTDNEVINIEDENLEEYIREKLELQEDEPIYRSEAAEVEDLRASFREVESLAGLEHFENLRWLSLWGNDIDDLSPLEELENLNYLNFYNNDVTDISPLSDLENLAWLGFINNDVQDLSPVKNLERLRTLDIRNNRIEDISALENINNLEWFDFRDNRVRDLSPLSENENMQWLDFRNNRIKDLSPLAEMENLKHLDAWNNEIEDISPLSDLYNLEHLSLTFNNIEETEALENLTELQELKLSGNKIENIEALKEMNDLEYLNLSQNNITDISALENLAGIEELWLNNNLIDDISPLSNLTSLEKLSFSSNQVEEISSLSELENLEELRFSGNRIAEIDAVENMENLQELHLASNRVKNIEPLVDNDGLGETASVYLWENYLDMTQAGPAGNQLEILEERGVDLHYQPQFE; the protein is encoded by the coding sequence ATGACGATATCTGCCCAGACGGACAATGAAGTGATCAACATCGAAGATGAAAATTTAGAAGAGTATATCAGGGAAAAACTGGAACTTCAGGAAGATGAGCCAATTTACAGATCTGAAGCAGCCGAAGTTGAAGATTTAAGAGCCTCCTTCAGAGAAGTCGAATCGCTGGCAGGATTGGAACATTTCGAAAATTTGCGCTGGTTGAGTCTCTGGGGGAATGATATTGATGACCTCTCGCCCCTGGAAGAACTGGAAAATTTAAATTATCTCAACTTTTACAATAATGATGTGACTGATATTTCTCCCCTCTCCGACCTGGAAAATCTTGCCTGGCTGGGATTTATCAACAATGATGTCCAGGATCTTTCACCGGTGAAAAATTTAGAGCGGTTAAGAACACTGGATATCCGTAATAATCGCATAGAAGATATATCTGCCCTGGAAAATATAAATAATCTTGAATGGTTCGACTTCAGAGATAACCGGGTGAGAGATCTCTCACCTCTGTCTGAAAACGAAAACATGCAGTGGCTGGATTTTAGGAATAATCGGATAAAGGATCTCTCTCCGCTTGCAGAAATGGAAAATCTTAAACATTTAGATGCATGGAACAACGAGATAGAAGATATAAGTCCGCTATCTGATCTTTACAATCTGGAGCATCTCTCATTGACTTTTAATAATATTGAAGAGACTGAAGCACTGGAAAATCTGACAGAACTGCAAGAGCTTAAATTGAGCGGCAATAAAATAGAAAACATAGAAGCTTTAAAAGAAATGAATGATCTGGAATATCTAAATTTAAGTCAAAATAATATCACAGATATATCGGCTCTGGAAAATCTCGCAGGCATAGAAGAATTATGGCTAAACAACAATTTAATAGATGATATCTCGCCACTCAGCAATCTTACCAGTCTGGAAAAGTTGAGTTTCAGTTCCAACCAGGTCGAGGAGATCTCTTCTCTGAGTGAGCTGGAAAATCTGGAAGAACTGAGGTTCAGCGGAAATAGAATTGCTGAAATAGATGCCGTGGAAAATATGGAGAATCTGCAGGAGCTTCATCTGGCCTCTAACAGAGTTAAAAACATCGAACCTCTGGTAGATAACGACGGGCTGGGAGAGACAGCCAGCGTATATCTCTGGGAGAATTATCTCGATATGACCCAGGCAGGCCCGGCCGGTAACCAGCTCGAAATACTGGAGGAGAGAGGTGTCGATCTGCATTATCAGCCTCAATTTGAATGA
- a CDS encoding DUF952 domain-containing protein: MIIHITSKERWSSAREEGYYVPSTLSEQGYINCSRPPQLIEVIARVFQGREDLLLLCIDEEKVEADIVYEDLYDSGEKYPHIYGALNLDAVMEVCDFIADEKVHLTSWDKMLE; this comes from the coding sequence ATGATTATCCATATAACTAGCAAAGAAAGATGGAGCAGTGCCAGAGAAGAAGGTTATTATGTTCCTTCAACGCTGTCTGAACAGGGATATATCAACTGCTCGCGTCCCCCTCAGCTTATCGAGGTTATCGCCCGGGTTTTTCAGGGCAGAGAGGATCTTCTGCTTCTCTGTATAGACGAGGAAAAGGTGGAAGCGGATATAGTTTACGAAGATCTTTATGACTCCGGAGAAAAATATCCTCATATTTACGGCGCTCTCAATCTTGATGCTGTTATGGAGGTCTGCGACTTTATTGCGGACGAAAAGGTGCACCTTACCAGCTGGGATAAAATGCTTGAATGA
- a CDS encoding peroxiredoxin — MLETGEKAPDFELKAQDGKTYSLDSFEERFLILFFYPRGDSPGUKTEAVSFRDHIDDLKRLDANVAGISKDELEPVKDFALSNDIEFPLMADEDGEVCQEYDVMNFFGFVKRSTYILDGRKIMKTYPKVHVDGHVEKIIDFLSGLDEN; from the coding sequence ATGCTGGAGACTGGAGAAAAAGCACCGGATTTTGAACTGAAGGCTCAGGATGGTAAGACATACAGCCTTGACAGTTTCGAAGAAAGATTTCTGATTTTGTTTTTTTATCCTCGCGGTGATAGTCCCGGTTGAAAAACGGAAGCGGTCTCATTTAGAGACCACATTGATGATTTAAAGAGGCTGGACGCTAATGTGGCCGGCATAAGCAAAGATGAACTGGAGCCCGTAAAGGATTTTGCTCTTTCAAATGATATTGAATTTCCGCTGATGGCTGACGAGGATGGAGAGGTTTGCCAGGAATACGATGTTATGAATTTTTTCGGTTTTGTAAAAAGGAGCACCTATATTCTGGATGGGCGTAAAATTATGAAAACCTATCCCAAAGTTCATGTTGATGGTCATGTGGAGAAGATCATAGATTTTCTCTCCGGTCTGGATGAAAACTGA
- a CDS encoding 2-hydroxyacyl-CoA dehydratase subunit D: MVSYDAFRAKLEEKLSQGMGEKLLKSRVFRHLFKKVFSWQADFQLKTTEEMTNFALDITAKSLKEGEPTVWTSAFFPDEIAYAAGMTPFSPEIASGVMAAFGQAEKMLKEAESIGFSPETCSFHRCAGGMDINDYLPEPAMILASTHLCDGAPQLLKILASRHRVDFNVLDVPAGRSQKAEEYLTRQIEEAFSSCEKITGRKISQNDIEKSFAASNRAREKWLEVCELRKKFPPVLTSPAALSFVYLNFLGYGNPRTADIFSLLVDELKKKLEDRFDLNHPGKVRGNKENPYLLWLHLRPYFSREMFDYIQGRAEIVYEEMNHLFWPPLDPDEPFKSLARKILSHPGLGPIDNRVEAIKEMIEDYQIDGVVHFSHWGCRQSAGGTYQLKDSLKKMGVPFLDLQGDCVDPGGFSTGQIRTRMESFLEMLESRYQAVN; encoded by the coding sequence ATGGTAAGTTATGATGCTTTTCGGGCAAAGCTGGAAGAAAAACTTTCTCAGGGGATGGGCGAAAAACTGCTGAAATCCAGAGTTTTTCGGCATCTTTTCAAAAAAGTTTTTTCCTGGCAGGCAGATTTTCAACTAAAGACCACCGAGGAAATGACCAATTTTGCTCTGGATATTACAGCGAAATCGCTTAAAGAAGGGGAACCGACAGTATGGACATCGGCTTTTTTTCCGGATGAGATAGCTTATGCAGCCGGTATGACTCCTTTTTCTCCAGAGATTGCATCGGGCGTGATGGCAGCTTTTGGTCAGGCAGAAAAAATGCTTAAAGAAGCTGAATCTATTGGTTTTTCTCCGGAGACATGTTCGTTTCATAGATGTGCGGGAGGAATGGATATAAATGATTATCTGCCCGAGCCTGCTATGATACTGGCCAGCACCCATCTCTGTGATGGGGCTCCTCAGCTGCTCAAAATTTTGGCCAGCCGCCATCGAGTTGATTTTAACGTTCTGGATGTTCCTGCCGGCAGGAGTCAGAAAGCAGAGGAGTATCTGACCAGGCAGATTGAAGAAGCTTTTTCCAGCTGCGAGAAGATAACGGGCAGAAAGATTAGCCAGAATGATATTGAAAAATCCTTTGCTGCTTCCAATAGGGCCCGCGAGAAATGGCTGGAGGTCTGTGAACTGCGCAAAAAATTTCCGCCTGTTCTAACTTCGCCAGCAGCTTTATCTTTTGTGTATTTAAATTTTCTGGGATACGGCAATCCCCGGACTGCTGATATTTTTTCTCTTCTTGTCGATGAACTCAAGAAAAAATTAGAGGACAGGTTTGATCTTAATCATCCCGGGAAAGTCAGAGGAAACAAAGAAAACCCTTATCTGCTCTGGCTGCATCTGCGGCCTTATTTCAGCAGGGAGATGTTCGATTATATACAGGGAAGAGCAGAGATAGTTTATGAAGAGATGAATCATCTTTTCTGGCCGCCTCTTGATCCGGATGAACCCTTTAAAAGCCTGGCCAGAAAGATATTATCTCATCCCGGTCTGGGACCTATTGACAACAGAGTTGAAGCAATAAAAGAAATGATAGAGGATTATCAGATAGATGGTGTGGTTCATTTTTCCCACTGGGGCTGCCGCCAATCGGCGGGGGGGACCTATCAACTCAAAGATAGCTTAAAAAAGATGGGAGTCCCTTTTCTCGACCTGCAGGGGGACTGCGTTGATCCCGGAGGATTTTCAACCGGACAGATAAGGACGAGGATGGAGAGCTTTCTTGAGATGCTGGAAAGTCGATACCAGGCTGTCAATTAA